From Gemmatimonadaceae bacterium, a single genomic window includes:
- a CDS encoding cytochrome c maturation protein CcmE: protein MALKPRTKFLLGGALILGTAGYLMASAIAQTGTYYLTPTELATKVAQDPSFYGTGVKVGARVVPGSVNRAPGGRDMTFRVTDGDKTYPVSFHGIAPDTFTDSVDVVMDGRLAQDGTFRATTVLAKCASRYENAPAKYRATPGYRSGGAAPART from the coding sequence ATGGCGTTGAAACCGCGGACGAAGTTTCTGTTAGGCGGCGCGTTGATTCTCGGAACCGCCGGCTACTTGATGGCGAGCGCGATCGCGCAGACCGGAACCTACTACCTCACGCCAACCGAGCTGGCCACCAAAGTCGCACAGGATCCATCCTTCTACGGAACCGGCGTGAAGGTGGGTGCACGCGTGGTGCCGGGCTCGGTCAATCGCGCGCCCGGCGGCCGCGACATGACGTTCCGCGTCACCGACGGCGACAAGACCTATCCGGTCAGCTTCCACGGCATCGCGCCGGACACGTTCACCGACAGCGTAGACGTCGTCATGGATGGGCGTCTGGCGCAGGACGGGACGTTCCGCGCGACGACCGTGCTCGCCAAGTGCGCGTCGCGATATGAGAACGCGCCTGCGAAATACCGCGCGACGCCGGGCTATCGCTCGGGCGGTGCGGCGCCGGCCCGCACGTGA
- a CDS encoding DUF2279 domain-containing protein, which produces MRALVLAFSLSLGGHQGGDKWLAPDKLKHFFMSAFVETASYGALRAMRVDHHDALVSAAGIAVSVGVAKEVHDQWTGEGFSMRDLSWDLAGTAAGAAFLSHAQ; this is translated from the coding sequence ATGCGCGCGCTCGTTCTCGCATTCTCGCTCTCGCTCGGCGGCCATCAGGGCGGCGACAAATGGCTCGCGCCTGACAAGCTCAAGCACTTTTTCATGTCGGCGTTCGTCGAGACCGCGAGCTATGGCGCGCTGCGCGCGATGCGGGTCGATCACCACGATGCGCTCGTGAGCGCCGCCGGGATCGCGGTGAGCGTCGGGGTCGCCAAGGAAGTGCACGACCAGTGGACCGGCGAAGGATTCTCGATGCGCGACCTCAGCTGGGACCTCGCCGGCACCGCCGCCGGAGCAGCTTTTCTCTCGCACGCACAGTGA
- the glpK gene encoding glycerol kinase GlpK, giving the protein MTHVLAIDQGTTGSTCLVIDATGRIVGRGYREIPQHFPQPGWVEHDARDLVACTLAAGRDAIAQAKAMPDAIGITNQRETVVMWDRTTGEPVGRAIVWQDRRTAARCAELADESDAIAARTGLVLDPYFSATKIEWLLSHEAIAKRADRGELIAGTVDTWLIWNLTGGSVHATDPTNASRTMLYDIGSLDWSDDLCRLFGVPRSILPEVRASSALFGVAAREHFGAEMPIHGVAGDQQAALYGQGCWRAGEGKNTYGTGAFLLLNTGRQRAAAGGGLLATVACDEAGGAAYALEGAIFIAGAAIQWLRDGLGIVERAADTERLAAQVESTGGVYFVPALVGLGAPHWEPGARGTIVGLTRGTTRAHLARAALEAMAYSTADVLALMRRRSGVPFDRLRVDGGATENAWLMQFQADVLGVPVERPDVIETTALGAAGLAGVATGVWSSASSFLATRTYQRFEPGADAPAARDGARDWARAVRTALAWARDRG; this is encoded by the coding sequence GTGACGCACGTCCTCGCGATCGATCAGGGGACTACGGGATCGACGTGTCTCGTCATCGATGCGACCGGACGCATCGTTGGGCGCGGCTACCGGGAAATTCCGCAGCATTTCCCACAGCCGGGCTGGGTGGAGCACGACGCCCGCGACCTCGTTGCGTGCACGCTTGCGGCCGGCCGCGACGCGATCGCGCAGGCGAAGGCGATGCCCGACGCCATCGGCATCACCAATCAGCGCGAAACGGTCGTGATGTGGGATCGGACGACGGGCGAGCCGGTGGGCCGCGCGATCGTGTGGCAAGATCGGCGTACGGCGGCGCGCTGCGCCGAGCTCGCCGACGAGTCCGACGCGATCGCGGCGCGCACCGGTCTGGTGCTCGATCCGTATTTCTCGGCCACCAAAATCGAATGGCTGTTGTCGCACGAGGCGATCGCGAAACGCGCCGACCGCGGCGAGCTGATCGCCGGAACCGTGGACACGTGGCTCATCTGGAATCTCACGGGCGGCTCGGTGCACGCGACGGATCCGACCAATGCGTCGCGCACCATGCTCTACGATATCGGCAGCCTCGACTGGAGCGACGACCTCTGCCGCTTGTTTGGCGTGCCGCGGAGCATCCTGCCCGAGGTGAGAGCGTCGAGCGCGTTGTTCGGCGTTGCAGCGCGCGAGCATTTCGGCGCCGAGATGCCGATTCACGGAGTGGCAGGGGATCAGCAAGCCGCGCTCTACGGGCAGGGATGCTGGCGCGCCGGGGAAGGGAAGAACACGTATGGCACCGGAGCATTCTTGCTCCTCAACACGGGCCGGCAGCGCGCGGCGGCCGGGGGCGGACTGCTGGCGACGGTGGCGTGCGATGAGGCGGGCGGCGCAGCGTACGCGCTCGAGGGCGCGATCTTCATTGCCGGCGCCGCCATTCAATGGCTGCGCGATGGGTTAGGCATCGTGGAGCGAGCGGCCGACACGGAGCGCCTCGCCGCGCAGGTCGAGTCCACCGGCGGCGTCTACTTCGTGCCGGCGCTGGTTGGACTCGGCGCACCGCACTGGGAGCCGGGTGCGCGGGGAACCATCGTCGGGCTCACCCGCGGGACCACGCGTGCGCACCTGGCGCGCGCCGCCCTCGAGGCGATGGCGTACTCGACGGCCGATGTGCTCGCCCTCATGCGCCGGCGAAGCGGGGTGCCCTTCGACCGCTTGCGTGTTGACGGCGGCGCCACCGAAAATGCGTGGCTCATGCAGTTCCAGGCGGATGTGCTCGGCGTCCCGGTCGAGCGGCCCGATGTGATCGAGACCACGGCGTTAGGCGCGGCGGGACTGGCGGGTGTCGCGACGGGAGTCTGGTCCAGCGCGTCGTCGTTCCTCGCGACGCGAACCTACCAGCGGTTCGAGCCTGGAGCGGATGCGCCGGCAGCCCGAGACGGCGCTCGCGACTGGGCCCGCGCCGTGCGAACGGCCCTCGCCTGGGCGCGGGATCGCGGCTGA
- the mtnA gene encoding S-methyl-5-thioribose-1-phosphate isomerase, translated as MQPIQAVRWSPDCNAVRIIDQTALPERYIERDLRSLDDVCAAISSLAVRGAPAIGIAGAMGLVISLASFEDPTTERLRARIAVHAQRIITTRPTAANLAWAVNTVAAAAKEPHASGRAALQAMRAVADALLADDAAMCRRIGALGEQLLGDGARVLTHCNAGALATTGIGTALAPVYVAAEHGRQVSVLACETRPLLQGARLTAWELSRAGVPVRVITDGAAASAMRARRVDLVIVGADRIAANGDVANKIGTYALALQARYHGIPFYVAAPTSTFDPAIPDGSAIPIEQRDRAEVARINGRSIVPNEVPVDNPAFDVTPADLVTAIISDRAIHYPPYRFVP; from the coding sequence GTGCAACCCATCCAGGCCGTCCGTTGGTCGCCGGACTGCAATGCCGTTCGCATCATCGATCAGACGGCATTGCCGGAGCGGTACATCGAGCGCGATCTCAGGTCGCTCGACGATGTGTGCGCGGCCATATCGTCGCTGGCCGTTCGGGGCGCTCCGGCCATCGGGATCGCCGGCGCCATGGGCCTGGTGATCTCGCTGGCCTCGTTCGAGGACCCGACGACCGAGCGCCTGCGGGCGCGCATCGCGGTCCACGCGCAACGGATCATCACCACCCGGCCAACGGCAGCGAACCTGGCGTGGGCCGTGAACACCGTCGCAGCGGCAGCGAAGGAGCCGCACGCCTCGGGGCGCGCGGCGCTGCAGGCGATGCGCGCCGTAGCCGACGCGCTCCTGGCCGACGACGCGGCAATGTGCCGTCGCATCGGCGCGTTAGGCGAGCAGCTGCTCGGCGATGGCGCGCGCGTCCTCACGCACTGCAACGCCGGTGCGCTCGCCACCACCGGCATCGGAACCGCGCTCGCGCCGGTGTACGTGGCCGCGGAGCACGGCCGCCAGGTTTCGGTGCTCGCCTGCGAGACGCGCCCGTTGCTCCAGGGGGCGCGCTTGACGGCGTGGGAACTGTCGCGCGCCGGTGTGCCGGTGCGCGTGATCACGGATGGCGCGGCCGCGTCGGCCATGCGCGCGCGTCGCGTGGACCTCGTCATCGTTGGCGCCGATCGCATCGCCGCCAACGGCGACGTGGCGAACAAGATCGGTACCTACGCGCTGGCGCTCCAGGCGCGATACCACGGGATCCCGTTCTACGTCGCCGCGCCGACATCGACGTTCGATCCGGCCATCCCCGACGGGAGCGCGATTCCCATCGAGCAGCGGGACCGTGCGGAAGTGGCGCGCATCAACGGCCGATCCATCGTGCCTAACGAGGTGCCGGTGGACAACCCCGCCTTCGACGTGACGCCGGCCGATCTGGTCACCGCGATCATCAGCGATCGCGCCATTCACTATCCGCCGTATCGGTTCGTGCCGTGA
- a CDS encoding enoyl-CoA hydratase-related protein, translated as MPFQNLAFDVHDRVATIRVNRPDKLNALNDETIAELDEAMELVERREDVAGVLVTGAGTKAFVAGADIAELSRQGPAEGRVRARTGQRVFTRIERCPKPVIAALNGFALGGGCELAMACHIRIAADTARLGQPELKLGITPGYGATQRLVRLVGKGRALELLLTAEMIDAADAYRIGLVNKVVPASDLLAEAERMLRQIIAFGPVAIALCIEAVNRGDDLPLDAGLEVEASYFGLLSATDDMREGMQAFLEKRAARFSGR; from the coding sequence ATGCCCTTCCAGAACCTCGCCTTCGACGTCCATGACCGCGTTGCGACCATTCGCGTCAACCGGCCGGACAAACTCAATGCGCTCAACGACGAGACCATCGCCGAGCTGGATGAGGCAATGGAGTTGGTGGAACGGCGCGAGGACGTGGCAGGCGTCCTCGTGACCGGCGCGGGGACGAAGGCGTTCGTCGCCGGCGCCGACATCGCCGAGCTGTCGCGCCAAGGACCGGCCGAGGGGCGGGTGCGCGCGCGCACGGGCCAGCGCGTGTTCACGCGCATCGAGCGCTGTCCCAAGCCGGTGATCGCGGCGCTCAACGGCTTTGCGTTAGGCGGCGGCTGCGAGCTGGCGATGGCGTGCCACATCCGCATCGCCGCCGACACGGCCAGGCTCGGCCAGCCGGAGCTCAAGTTAGGCATTACGCCCGGCTACGGCGCCACTCAGCGCCTGGTGCGGCTGGTCGGCAAAGGCCGCGCGCTCGAGCTGCTGCTCACGGCGGAGATGATCGACGCCGCCGACGCGTACCGCATCGGGCTGGTCAACAAAGTCGTGCCCGCGTCCGACCTTCTCGCCGAAGCCGAGCGGATGCTGCGGCAGATCATCGCGTTCGGACCCGTCGCGATTGCGCTCTGCATCGAAGCCGTGAACCGCGGCGATGACCTCCCGCTCGACGCCGGCCTCGAGGTCGAAGCCTCCTACTTCGGCCTCCTGTCCGCCACCGACGACATGCGCGAGGGGATGCAGGCGTTCCTCGAGAAGCGCGCGGCGCGGTTCAGCGGCCGTTAG